From Carassius gibelio isolate Cgi1373 ecotype wild population from Czech Republic chromosome B21, carGib1.2-hapl.c, whole genome shotgun sequence, the proteins below share one genomic window:
- the kiaa1328 gene encoding protein hinderin isoform X2, which translates to MASVAEGANGNGFYWIHDKSDEEQPMGFVSGMSKNAGLKVGSANNTEGKIKRRASSMDKSRKKTGLHSAVQSAEMMIGKALDQKVPSVISKSKITTPAPEPDLPSLTLSQPLFSAAQAKSKPSLKDLCPEDKRRIAKLIEELARVSEEKEESVQKLRDEQETFEKKIQQLEQQNQLIIQERESLQQQYRECQELLGLYQQYLSQQQEKLNKSITLLNQSCSHSKIPSSEGVARRSWGERGSALDGSYLDLPSSGSKTDRRGSVECTHSFSAGLVSAPSSRDQNGEIHDRHTNHNSEAGRSDLREREPSACDALRLHGASEPKCSHQCHRMENDGMCGANQTGIAPLSGRENWEEKRQCLLLQKKQLEMERERIQARLAQQEEKLLLQNKQLRQSYLQYSKLQQATTTDFERPLNGDSSLNEGQQSSFVMDRWTHRSEIKEESHTLPGNVRPSLSKIQSQQHTSSVEQSASKISQDISINKKDMATSPVVPQCFRTSALPKITPLGLPSTPKSSRLDDSLIELLDIISPVSNPERNRINPSSRRSFVAPQSFQKTLLSPFGPNRSSLQDLEESEILEDIFFIC; encoded by the exons ATGGCGTCTGTTGCTGAGGGCGCAAACGGCAATGGATTTTACTGGATTCATGACA AGTCAGATGAAGAGCAGCCAATGGGTTTTGTTTCAG GGATGAGCAAGAATGCCGGTCTGAAGGTTGGGTCTGCAAATAATACAGagggaaagataaaaagaagagcTAGCAGCATGGATAAAAGTAGGAAAAAAACAGGATTGCATTCAGCAGTGCAAAGTGCTGAGATGATGATAGGTAAAGCTTTAGATCAGAAGGTGCCTTCTGTTATATCCAAATCCAAAATCACTACACCTGCACCAGAACCGGATCTGCCTTCTCTCACTTTATCTCAG CCTCTCTTCAGCGCTGCTCAAGCCAAAAGTAAGCCATCATTGAAGGATCTCTGCCCAGAGGACAAGCGTCGGATTGCCAAACTCATCGAGGAGCTGGCCAG AGTTAGTGAGGAAAAAGAGGAGTCTGTACAGAAACTCAGGGATGAACAGGAgacttttgagaaaaaaatccAACAGCTAGAGCAACAAAACCAACTCATCATACAAGAGAGAGAAA GCCTGCAGCAGCAGTACCGAGAGTGTCAGGAACTGCTGGGACTCTATCAGCAATACCTCTCCCAACAGCAAGAAAAACTCAACAAGTCTATCACCCTGCTCAATCAGTCCTGCTCCCATAGCAAG ATTCCTAGTAGCGAGGGGGTGGCCAGGAGGTCTTGGGGTGAAAGAGGATCTGCTTTAGATGGATCTTACTTGGACCTCCCTTCATCAGGAAGCAAAACTGATAGACGTGGGTCAGTAGAGTGCACTCATTCGTTTTCAGCTGGACTGGTCAGTGCACCCTCCAGCAGAGACCAGAATGGTGAAATCCATGACAGGCACACCAATCACAATTCTGAAGCTGGACGTAGTGATCTCAGGGAAAGGGAACCCTCAGCCTGTGATGCCCTGAGGCTGCATGGTGCCTCTGAACCCAAGTGCTCTCATCAGTGCCACAGAATGGAAAATGATGGCATGTGCGGTGCTAATCAAACTGGAATAGCACCACTGTCTGGTCGGGAGAACTGGGAAGAGAAACGACAATGTTTGCTCCTGCAGAAGAAACAGCTGGAGATGGAGAGGGAGAGAATTCAAGCTCGATTGGCTCAACAGGAAGAGAAACTTTTGCTCCAGAACAAGCAACTCCGCCAGTCATACCTTCAGTACAGCAA GCTTCAGCAAGCTACCACAACTGACTTTGAGAGACCTCTAAATGGAGACAGCAGTTTAAATGAGGGTCAACAATCCAGTTTTGTAATGGATCGGTGGACACACAG aagtgaaataaaagaagAGTCACACACTTTGCCAGGAAATGTTCGACCTTCGTTAAGTAAAATACAGTCACAGCAACACACATCAAGTGTTGAACAGTCTGCATCCAAGATTTCACAAG ATATCTCCATTAACAAGAAGGATATGGCCACCTCTCCTGTGGTTCCACAATGCTTCCGGACATCTGCTCTTCCCAAAATTACTCCTCTTGGCCTTCCTAGCACTCCAAAGTCTTCGAG gtTGGACGACTCTTTGATTGAGCTGTTGGACATTATCAGCCCTGTATCCAACCCAGAAAGGAACCGAATCAACCCCTCATCCCGGAGGAGTTTCGTCGCACCTCAGTCCTTTCAGAAGACTCTTCTCTCTCCTTTTGGCCCCAATCGGTCCTCTCTGCAAGACCTGGAGGAGAGTGAGATCTTAGAAGACATCTTTTTCATCTGTTGA
- the kiaa1328 gene encoding protein hinderin isoform X1, translating into MASVAEGANGNGFYWIHDKSDEEQPMGFVSGMSKNAGLKVGSANNTEGKIKRRASSMDKSRKKTGLHSAVQSAEMMIGKALDQKVPSVISKSKITTPAPEPDLPSLTLSQPLFSAAQAKSKPSLKDLCPEDKRRIAKLIEELARVSEEKEESVQKLRDEQETFEKKIQQLEQQNQLIIQERESLQQQYRECQELLGLYQQYLSQQQEKLNKSITLLNQSCSHSKFRPGTLCTLHLKEKGNELVLSETLAIPSSEGVARRSWGERGSALDGSYLDLPSSGSKTDRRGSVECTHSFSAGLVSAPSSRDQNGEIHDRHTNHNSEAGRSDLREREPSACDALRLHGASEPKCSHQCHRMENDGMCGANQTGIAPLSGRENWEEKRQCLLLQKKQLEMERERIQARLAQQEEKLLLQNKQLRQSYLQYSKLQQATTTDFERPLNGDSSLNEGQQSSFVMDRWTHRSEIKEESHTLPGNVRPSLSKIQSQQHTSSVEQSASKISQDISINKKDMATSPVVPQCFRTSALPKITPLGLPSTPKSSRLDDSLIELLDIISPVSNPERNRINPSSRRSFVAPQSFQKTLLSPFGPNRSSLQDLEESEILEDIFFIC; encoded by the exons ATGGCGTCTGTTGCTGAGGGCGCAAACGGCAATGGATTTTACTGGATTCATGACA AGTCAGATGAAGAGCAGCCAATGGGTTTTGTTTCAG GGATGAGCAAGAATGCCGGTCTGAAGGTTGGGTCTGCAAATAATACAGagggaaagataaaaagaagagcTAGCAGCATGGATAAAAGTAGGAAAAAAACAGGATTGCATTCAGCAGTGCAAAGTGCTGAGATGATGATAGGTAAAGCTTTAGATCAGAAGGTGCCTTCTGTTATATCCAAATCCAAAATCACTACACCTGCACCAGAACCGGATCTGCCTTCTCTCACTTTATCTCAG CCTCTCTTCAGCGCTGCTCAAGCCAAAAGTAAGCCATCATTGAAGGATCTCTGCCCAGAGGACAAGCGTCGGATTGCCAAACTCATCGAGGAGCTGGCCAG AGTTAGTGAGGAAAAAGAGGAGTCTGTACAGAAACTCAGGGATGAACAGGAgacttttgagaaaaaaatccAACAGCTAGAGCAACAAAACCAACTCATCATACAAGAGAGAGAAA GCCTGCAGCAGCAGTACCGAGAGTGTCAGGAACTGCTGGGACTCTATCAGCAATACCTCTCCCAACAGCAAGAAAAACTCAACAAGTCTATCACCCTGCTCAATCAGTCCTGCTCCCATAGCAAG TTTAGACCGGGCACCCTGTGCACCCTCCATCTTAAGGAAAAGGGAAATGAGCTTGTCCTCTCTGAAACCTTGGCT ATTCCTAGTAGCGAGGGGGTGGCCAGGAGGTCTTGGGGTGAAAGAGGATCTGCTTTAGATGGATCTTACTTGGACCTCCCTTCATCAGGAAGCAAAACTGATAGACGTGGGTCAGTAGAGTGCACTCATTCGTTTTCAGCTGGACTGGTCAGTGCACCCTCCAGCAGAGACCAGAATGGTGAAATCCATGACAGGCACACCAATCACAATTCTGAAGCTGGACGTAGTGATCTCAGGGAAAGGGAACCCTCAGCCTGTGATGCCCTGAGGCTGCATGGTGCCTCTGAACCCAAGTGCTCTCATCAGTGCCACAGAATGGAAAATGATGGCATGTGCGGTGCTAATCAAACTGGAATAGCACCACTGTCTGGTCGGGAGAACTGGGAAGAGAAACGACAATGTTTGCTCCTGCAGAAGAAACAGCTGGAGATGGAGAGGGAGAGAATTCAAGCTCGATTGGCTCAACAGGAAGAGAAACTTTTGCTCCAGAACAAGCAACTCCGCCAGTCATACCTTCAGTACAGCAA GCTTCAGCAAGCTACCACAACTGACTTTGAGAGACCTCTAAATGGAGACAGCAGTTTAAATGAGGGTCAACAATCCAGTTTTGTAATGGATCGGTGGACACACAG aagtgaaataaaagaagAGTCACACACTTTGCCAGGAAATGTTCGACCTTCGTTAAGTAAAATACAGTCACAGCAACACACATCAAGTGTTGAACAGTCTGCATCCAAGATTTCACAAG ATATCTCCATTAACAAGAAGGATATGGCCACCTCTCCTGTGGTTCCACAATGCTTCCGGACATCTGCTCTTCCCAAAATTACTCCTCTTGGCCTTCCTAGCACTCCAAAGTCTTCGAG gtTGGACGACTCTTTGATTGAGCTGTTGGACATTATCAGCCCTGTATCCAACCCAGAAAGGAACCGAATCAACCCCTCATCCCGGAGGAGTTTCGTCGCACCTCAGTCCTTTCAGAAGACTCTTCTCTCTCCTTTTGGCCCCAATCGGTCCTCTCTGCAAGACCTGGAGGAGAGTGAGATCTTAGAAGACATCTTTTTCATCTGTTGA
- the kiaa1328 gene encoding protein hinderin isoform X3 encodes MSKNAGLKVGSANNTEGKIKRRASSMDKSRKKTGLHSAVQSAEMMIGKALDQKVPSVISKSKITTPAPEPDLPSLTLSQPLFSAAQAKSKPSLKDLCPEDKRRIAKLIEELARVSEEKEESVQKLRDEQETFEKKIQQLEQQNQLIIQERESLQQQYRECQELLGLYQQYLSQQQEKLNKSITLLNQSCSHSKFRPGTLCTLHLKEKGNELVLSETLAIPSSEGVARRSWGERGSALDGSYLDLPSSGSKTDRRGSVECTHSFSAGLVSAPSSRDQNGEIHDRHTNHNSEAGRSDLREREPSACDALRLHGASEPKCSHQCHRMENDGMCGANQTGIAPLSGRENWEEKRQCLLLQKKQLEMERERIQARLAQQEEKLLLQNKQLRQSYLQYSKLQQATTTDFERPLNGDSSLNEGQQSSFVMDRWTHRSEIKEESHTLPGNVRPSLSKIQSQQHTSSVEQSASKISQDISINKKDMATSPVVPQCFRTSALPKITPLGLPSTPKSSRLDDSLIELLDIISPVSNPERNRINPSSRRSFVAPQSFQKTLLSPFGPNRSSLQDLEESEILEDIFFIC; translated from the exons ATGAGCAAGAATGCCGGTCTGAAGGTTGGGTCTGCAAATAATACAGagggaaagataaaaagaagagcTAGCAGCATGGATAAAAGTAGGAAAAAAACAGGATTGCATTCAGCAGTGCAAAGTGCTGAGATGATGATAGGTAAAGCTTTAGATCAGAAGGTGCCTTCTGTTATATCCAAATCCAAAATCACTACACCTGCACCAGAACCGGATCTGCCTTCTCTCACTTTATCTCAG CCTCTCTTCAGCGCTGCTCAAGCCAAAAGTAAGCCATCATTGAAGGATCTCTGCCCAGAGGACAAGCGTCGGATTGCCAAACTCATCGAGGAGCTGGCCAG AGTTAGTGAGGAAAAAGAGGAGTCTGTACAGAAACTCAGGGATGAACAGGAgacttttgagaaaaaaatccAACAGCTAGAGCAACAAAACCAACTCATCATACAAGAGAGAGAAA GCCTGCAGCAGCAGTACCGAGAGTGTCAGGAACTGCTGGGACTCTATCAGCAATACCTCTCCCAACAGCAAGAAAAACTCAACAAGTCTATCACCCTGCTCAATCAGTCCTGCTCCCATAGCAAG TTTAGACCGGGCACCCTGTGCACCCTCCATCTTAAGGAAAAGGGAAATGAGCTTGTCCTCTCTGAAACCTTGGCT ATTCCTAGTAGCGAGGGGGTGGCCAGGAGGTCTTGGGGTGAAAGAGGATCTGCTTTAGATGGATCTTACTTGGACCTCCCTTCATCAGGAAGCAAAACTGATAGACGTGGGTCAGTAGAGTGCACTCATTCGTTTTCAGCTGGACTGGTCAGTGCACCCTCCAGCAGAGACCAGAATGGTGAAATCCATGACAGGCACACCAATCACAATTCTGAAGCTGGACGTAGTGATCTCAGGGAAAGGGAACCCTCAGCCTGTGATGCCCTGAGGCTGCATGGTGCCTCTGAACCCAAGTGCTCTCATCAGTGCCACAGAATGGAAAATGATGGCATGTGCGGTGCTAATCAAACTGGAATAGCACCACTGTCTGGTCGGGAGAACTGGGAAGAGAAACGACAATGTTTGCTCCTGCAGAAGAAACAGCTGGAGATGGAGAGGGAGAGAATTCAAGCTCGATTGGCTCAACAGGAAGAGAAACTTTTGCTCCAGAACAAGCAACTCCGCCAGTCATACCTTCAGTACAGCAA GCTTCAGCAAGCTACCACAACTGACTTTGAGAGACCTCTAAATGGAGACAGCAGTTTAAATGAGGGTCAACAATCCAGTTTTGTAATGGATCGGTGGACACACAG aagtgaaataaaagaagAGTCACACACTTTGCCAGGAAATGTTCGACCTTCGTTAAGTAAAATACAGTCACAGCAACACACATCAAGTGTTGAACAGTCTGCATCCAAGATTTCACAAG ATATCTCCATTAACAAGAAGGATATGGCCACCTCTCCTGTGGTTCCACAATGCTTCCGGACATCTGCTCTTCCCAAAATTACTCCTCTTGGCCTTCCTAGCACTCCAAAGTCTTCGAG gtTGGACGACTCTTTGATTGAGCTGTTGGACATTATCAGCCCTGTATCCAACCCAGAAAGGAACCGAATCAACCCCTCATCCCGGAGGAGTTTCGTCGCACCTCAGTCCTTTCAGAAGACTCTTCTCTCTCCTTTTGGCCCCAATCGGTCCTCTCTGCAAGACCTGGAGGAGAGTGAGATCTTAGAAGACATCTTTTTCATCTGTTGA
- the tpgs2 gene encoding tubulin polyglutamylase complex subunit 2 isoform X2 has product MAQNDLCYFGMEEVKNDKTCKGFADRLTLGITRVLENLPGVLDVWFVEKPPAEKRCLLSWEQKNNCALPEDLRDFYLTTDGFMLSWNTKLGNEVVPVGCMMISSVAQLRPLIQSNVYSIPNTPTLADLNFDDDLEELDGPEKPHFDSCCRIFELDPCNAMGRPLPAPDVPW; this is encoded by the exons ATGGCACAGAATGATTTGTGTTATTTTGGAATGGAGGAGGTGAAAAATGACAAGACATGCAAGGGGTTTGCAGACAGACTCACCCTCGGCATTACTCGAGTGCTGG AGAACCTCCCAGGTGTGCTGGATGTATGGTTTGTAGAGAAACCCCCTGCAGAAAAGCGATGCCTTCTCTCCTGGGAGCAG AAAAACAACTGTGCTTTGCCGGAAGATCTAAGAGATTTCTATCTCACAACAGATGGCTTCATGCTTTCCTGGAACACCAAGCTGGGAA ATGAAGTGGTTCCAGTGGGTTGCATGATGATCAGCAGTGTTGCTCAGTTACGCCCCCTGATTCAGTCAAATGTATATTCCATCCCCAATACACCTACTTTAGCTGATCTTAACTTTGATGATGATTTAGAGG AATTGGATGGCCCTGAAAAACCTCATTTTGATTCTTGTTGCCGCATCTTTGAGCTGGACCCCTGCAATG CAATGGGCCGCCCTCTACCAGCCCCTGACGTTCCATGgtga
- the tpgs2 gene encoding tubulin polyglutamylase complex subunit 2 isoform X1 has product MAQNDLCYFGMEEVKNDKTCKGFADRLTLGITRVLENLPGVLDVWFVEKPPAEKRCLLSWEQKNNCALPEDLRDFYLTTDGFMLSWNTKLGNEVVPVGCMMISSVAQLRPLIQSNVYSIPNTPTLADLNFDDDLEELDGPEKPHFDSCCRIFELDPCNGNGKVCLVYKNCTSGLMVQQCEVWFLDRSLFWHYLTPSFTAYYRLMITHLGLPEWQYNFTPYGPSPQAKQWAALYQPLTFHGDSHSDTAGEPLLNKLDPAKAFCGKAKPPTPKKKQAAQVPVSGVSTAKAQGVSGRHSMTKQ; this is encoded by the exons ATGGCACAGAATGATTTGTGTTATTTTGGAATGGAGGAGGTGAAAAATGACAAGACATGCAAGGGGTTTGCAGACAGACTCACCCTCGGCATTACTCGAGTGCTGG AGAACCTCCCAGGTGTGCTGGATGTATGGTTTGTAGAGAAACCCCCTGCAGAAAAGCGATGCCTTCTCTCCTGGGAGCAG AAAAACAACTGTGCTTTGCCGGAAGATCTAAGAGATTTCTATCTCACAACAGATGGCTTCATGCTTTCCTGGAACACCAAGCTGGGAA ATGAAGTGGTTCCAGTGGGTTGCATGATGATCAGCAGTGTTGCTCAGTTACGCCCCCTGATTCAGTCAAATGTATATTCCATCCCCAATACACCTACTTTAGCTGATCTTAACTTTGATGATGATTTAGAGG AATTGGATGGCCCTGAAAAACCTCATTTTGATTCTTGTTGCCGCATCTTTGAGCTGGACCCCTGCAATGGTAATGGCAAAGTTTGCCTTGTTTACAAGAATTGCACTTCAG GTTTAATGGTCCAACAGTGTGAGGTGTGGTTCTTGGACCGATCACTTTTCTGGCACTATCTCACCCCCTCCTTCACTGCCTACTACCGGCTTATGATCACTCATCTGGGGCTGCCGGAGTGGCAGTATAATTTCACTCCGTATGGCCCCAGCCCACAAGCTAAG CAATGGGCCGCCCTCTACCAGCCCCTGACGTTCCATGgtgactctcattctgatacGGCCGGCGAACCTCTACTGAACAAACTGGACCCAGCCAAGGCGTTTTGTGGCAAGGCCAAGCCACCCACTCCCAAGAAGAAGCAGGCAGCACAGGTCCCAGTGAGCGGTGTGAGCACAGCAAAAGCACAGGGGGTCTCAGGGAGACACAGTATGACTAAACAATGA
- the aqp7 gene encoding aquaporin-7 isoform X1, which produces MKQEVSIMEDGSRREDHMAPNVVSRLKIKNECIRVVLAETLCTFIMMVFGLGTVAQVVTGNGAFGEYFSINVGFGLSVAMGVHVGGKVSGAHMNAAVSFTMCVFGRLRWKMFPLYVFAQFLGSFLAAGTIFLLYYDAIHHYCGGNFTVSGPKATAGIFATYPAPYISIYTGFFDQVLGTAMLLLCLMALADRRNQPVVSGGEPVGVGLLVLLIGISMGSNSGYAINPTRDLGPRVFTLMAGWGMEVFRAGNGWWWVPLVAPFIGGVTGALIYEAFVELHHPDLKSTKTQKSAEDPECVPLEKCKNGSTEMSL; this is translated from the exons ATGAAACAGGAAGTTAGCATAATGGAGGATGGTAGTAGGAGAGAAGACCATATGGCACCTAATGTAGTTTCCAGGTTGAAGATCAAAAATGAATGCATTCGAGTGGTCCTGGCAGAGACGCTCTGCACGTTCATTATGATG GTGTTTGGCCTTGGCACTGTTGCACAAGTGGTCACAGGAAATGGTGCTTTTGGAGAGTATTTCAGCATAAATGTAGGCTTTGGGCTGAGTGTGGCTATGGGTGTGCACGTTGGTGGAAAAGTGTCAG GAGCTCATATGAATGCAGCTGTTTCAttcacaatgtgtgtgtttgGCCGTTTGCGCTGGAAGATGTTCCCACTGTATGTTTTTGCCCAGTTTCTGGGTTCCTTCCTTGCTGCTGGGACCATTTTCTTACTTTATTATG ATGCTATACATCATTACTGTGGGGGCAATTTCACTGTGTCGGGCCCCAAAGCAACAGCTGGGATCTTTGCTACATATCCAGCACCTTACATCTCAATCTACACTGGATTCTTTGATCAg GTTCTGGGCACTGCCATGCTGTTGCTGTGTCTGATGGCTCTGGCAGACCGGAGAAACCAGCCGGTCGTGTCTGGAGGTGAGCCTGTGGGTGTGGGGCTCCTGGTGCTCCTCATTGGTATCTCTATGGGGAGCAACAGCGGCTATGCCATCAATCCAACACGAGATCTGGGGCCGAGAGTCTTCACACTGATGGCAGGTTGGGGCATGGAGGTTTTCAG GGCAGGCAATGGCTGGTGGTGGGTACCTTTGGTGGCCCCCTTTATTGGTGGAGTGACTGGGGCTTTAATCTACGAAGCATTTGTAGAGCTACACCACCCTGATCTTAAGAGCACTAAGACACAGAAGTCTGCAGAAGACCCTGAATGTGTTCCTCTGGAAAAGTGCAAGAATGGCAGTACAGAGATGTCTCTCTGA
- the aqp7 gene encoding aquaporin-7 isoform X2, protein MKQEVSIMEDGSRREDHMAPNVVSRLKIKNECIRVVLAETLCTFIMMVFGLGTVAQVVTGNGAFGEYFSINVGFGLSVAMGVHVGGKVSGAHMNAAVSFTMCVFGRLRWKMFPLYVFAQFLGSFLAAGTIFLLYYDAIHHYCGGNFTVSGPKATAGIFATYPAPYISIYTGFFDQVLGTAMLLLCLMALADRRNQPVVSGGEPVGVGLLVLLIGISMGSNSGYAINPTRDLGPRVFTLMAGWGMEVFR, encoded by the exons ATGAAACAGGAAGTTAGCATAATGGAGGATGGTAGTAGGAGAGAAGACCATATGGCACCTAATGTAGTTTCCAGGTTGAAGATCAAAAATGAATGCATTCGAGTGGTCCTGGCAGAGACGCTCTGCACGTTCATTATGATG GTGTTTGGCCTTGGCACTGTTGCACAAGTGGTCACAGGAAATGGTGCTTTTGGAGAGTATTTCAGCATAAATGTAGGCTTTGGGCTGAGTGTGGCTATGGGTGTGCACGTTGGTGGAAAAGTGTCAG GAGCTCATATGAATGCAGCTGTTTCAttcacaatgtgtgtgtttgGCCGTTTGCGCTGGAAGATGTTCCCACTGTATGTTTTTGCCCAGTTTCTGGGTTCCTTCCTTGCTGCTGGGACCATTTTCTTACTTTATTATG ATGCTATACATCATTACTGTGGGGGCAATTTCACTGTGTCGGGCCCCAAAGCAACAGCTGGGATCTTTGCTACATATCCAGCACCTTACATCTCAATCTACACTGGATTCTTTGATCAg GTTCTGGGCACTGCCATGCTGTTGCTGTGTCTGATGGCTCTGGCAGACCGGAGAAACCAGCCGGTCGTGTCTGGAGGTGAGCCTGTGGGTGTGGGGCTCCTGGTGCTCCTCATTGGTATCTCTATGGGGAGCAACAGCGGCTATGCCATCAATCCAACACGAGATCTGGGGCCGAGAGTCTTCACACTGATGGCAGGTTGGGGCATGGAGGTTTTCAGGtga
- the zgc:64106 gene encoding retinol dehydrogenase 12 — MNWEWSDIYSHPLWMVSTAILAIIVRAQRKALWNPSACPVKLNGKTAIVTGANTGIGKFIALDFARRGARVILACRNKDRGTAALQEIRERTGNQNVHLRQLDTSSLESVRKFATQILEEEKELHILVNNAGASGLPSKITADGLEITFATNHVGPFLLTSLLLDLLKKSAPARIVNVSSMTHWRGEVNFEHFCDSNLNHVMDATYNHTKLHNVIWTNELARRLQGTGVTANSLHPGVVMTDVMRNYNFIIRFLFNLVGFFFFKTAEQGSFSPIYCAVSEEAEGISGKYFDSDCSLVLPAPAARDPALGVKEYEFCERLTAKP; from the exons ATGAACTGGGAGTGGAGTGACATTTATTCCCATCCGTTATGGATGGTTTCAACGGCGATCCTGGCCATAATTGTGCGCGCGCAGCGGAAAGCATTGTGGAACCCGAGCGCTTGTCCTGTGAAGTTAAACGGAAAAACTGCGATCGTCACTGGAGCTAACACgg GTATTGGGAAGTTCATCGCCCTGGACTTTGCTCGTCGTGGGGCGCGGGTGATCTTGGCATGCCGGAACAAGGATCGCGGGACTGCAGCGCTGCAGGAAATCAGAGAAAGAACTGGGAACCAGAACGTACATCTGCGTCAGCTTGACACCTCATCGCTAGAATCTGTCCGAAAGTTTGCAACACAGATcttggaggaagagaaagaattGCATATCCTGGTCAATAATGCAGGGGCCTCAG GCTTACCCAGTAAGATCACTGCAGATGGCTTGGAAATCACTTTTGCAACCAACCACGTTGGCCCATTTCTGCTCACCAGTTTGCTTTTAG ACCTTTTGAAGAAATCAGCACCAGCTCGCATTGTAAATGTTTCATCTATGACTCACTGGAGGGGTGAGGTAAACTTTGAACATTTCTGCGATTCCAATCTAAATCATGTGATGGATGCTACGTATAACCACACCAAGCTGCACAATGTCATCTGGACAAACGAGTTGGCACGCAGGCTTCAGGGCACAG gtgtgacAGCAAACTCTCTGCATCCAGGTGTTGTTATGACAGACGTAATGAGAAACTACAACTTCATCATCCGATTCCTCTTCAACTTGGTTGGCTTTTTCTTCTTCAAA ACTGCCGAACAAGGGTCTTTCAGTCCAATATACTGTGCAGTGTCTGAGGAAGCAGAAGGAATAAGTGGAAAATACTTTGACAGTGACTGTTCCCTGGTCTTACCAGCACCCGCTGCCAGAGATCCTGCTCTTGGGGTGAAGGAATATGAGTTTTGTGAGAGACTGACTGCCAAACCTTAA
- the mlnl gene encoding motilin-like — protein MRRAVTRCLMLVCVVALLAEQAEGHIAFFSPKEMRELKEKEGRRDADLRAEGVFIDEMSPDGDESVGQPVEIGLKLTAKKGQIGSAFGKMLQSIIEEPETVK, from the exons ATGCGCAGAGCAGTTACAAGATGTCTGATGCTGGTGTGTGTTGTTGCTCTTCTGGCCGAGCAGGCAGAGGGACACATCGCTTTCTTCAGCCCTAAAGAGATGAGAGAGCTCAAG GAAAAGGAGGGAAGGAGGGATGCTGATCTAAGAGCAGAGGGGGTCTTTATTGATGAAATGTCTCCAGATGGAGATGAGTCAGTG GGCCAGCCTGTGGAAATAGGACTGAAGCTGACTGCTAAAAAGGGCCAGATCGGATCTGCTTTTGGTAAGATGCTGCAGAGCATCATAGAAGAGCCAGAGACCG TGAAATAA